The DNA sequence CTTTTCAGGTCATGCTGACTAGCCATGCCTCCTTCGCGGTTCATGATTTCGCAAATTACGGCACCGGGCCTCAGGCCGGCGAGTTGTGTTAGTTCAACGGATGCTTCGGTATGCCCGGAGCGCTCCATAACACCGCCACTTTTAGCACTGAGCACCGGTAAGTGGCCGGGGGCAATGAGAGCTCCGGCTTTGCTTGTTGGGTCCAGCGCAACACGAACGGCTTCAGCCCGGTCAGGGGCAGAGATTCCGGTCGTGATTCCTTCGCGGGCATCAACAGGCATGCAAAACGGTGTGGAGTGAGCCGTCTGGTTTGCCTCCGGGGGTACCAACAATGAAAGCCCAAGTTCCTGCACGCGGGACTCAGGGAGCGAAAGACAAATTAGCCCGCGTCCGTGAACTGCCATGAAATTAATGGCTTCCGGGGTGGCATGCTCAGCTGCCACACATAGGTCTCCCTCGTTCTCTCTATCCTCGTCATCTGTAAGAATAATGATGTTACCGGCTGCGAGCTCTGATAACGCGCTTCTCAACTTAACCGACGGAGTATTTGGCATAGTGCCCCCTTGTACTATTCT is a window from the Marinobacter sp. ANT_B65 genome containing:
- the ribB gene encoding 3,4-dihydroxy-2-butanone-4-phosphate synthase, with protein sequence MPNTPSVKLRSALSELAAGNIIILTDDEDRENEGDLCVAAEHATPEAINFMAVHGRGLICLSLPESRVQELGLSLLVPPEANQTAHSTPFCMPVDAREGITTGISAPDRAEAVRVALDPTSKAGALIAPGHLPVLSAKSGGVMERSGHTEASVELTQLAGLRPGAVICEIMNREGGMASQHDLKRLAKEFGLTTLAIRDLVDYLQLDSRFSDCSIERRLAGDSF